GCAACTTTATGCTTAGAGTTCTTGGTTGTGTAAGTATATAGTGgggatttaaaatatgaattgcCTGTTATTTTTATACACGCACTTGCAAATAACTCAAATGACAACAGAAACACTTTGCATAAGCATTTTATTTGTAGACAAGGCAGAAAAAAGAAATTCAGAGTGAACTGGTTATGCTGTAGTATCAGACCCTTCACCTGATATAAAGACTCACACCAAAGATAAAACTCAATTGAACAGAACTGGCAATCATAGTTGACCGTTCTTTTTCATCAGTGTTTCACTGGgcagatttaaaatacatttttggtatAGACTATCCTTTTTAATTGACTTGTAGCCCTAGTCTACCTCCCTTTCATCAATTAAAAACTTGAGTACACAGGGTTTGTTTTTCTAGTTTCAGTTACAATGTTGGGCTATATTCTTATTGAGTCAGTATTATACACTTTAGTAAATGTAAAATCTGGAAACCAGTTTTCAAAGTGCAAAAAACCATTAAGTAGATTATCAAGTAATGACAATTTGTTTAGTTTCTATTTTCAGGAAATAATTTCTACAGTGTGTGTTATTTGCCAAGTTAATGATAGGTCACTGAAAGGCAGGAATGACAGTTGCACTGCTGGCACAGGAACCAGGACGTCCTATTTCTTGTGTGAAGCTGGAGGTTTGGAGTATTGGATGGTGTCCAATGCCGAACCAATGTCATAATTTTTGGCGTGGAGGAGACGGGTCAGCCAGCCACCTTCATCAGTGAAGCCCATCGACAACATCTGAGCCAGGGACTCCACCAAGCGCGGGTCTGCGTCTGCAATGAAACAGGATGGTCAAGACAGTATTCATCATATCCTGGAATCCCAGGCCATTAAAGAAGGTCTCACTTCAAGGTAGACTCTGTATGGAATGGTTGTCCACTTTTTACTCAGTTTTGGAATTGGTATGCATACATTTATATCCAAGTTCAAGAGATTTAGGCAATTTAGATGTGAACCTAAAGTTGCATAAAAAATTCAAACTGTACTCAATGAAAAATCTGCAATGCAGTTCTACTCTACATCCAATAATAGAACAGGGTGTAGCAAGTTTCAGCGGTCTTAGTTTTGGCTCCAGCAGGTCTTCAAAGTGAATGATCACTTCCAGATCGCATACCTTGTGGAAGGTGTGGGTAGAGTGCCGCCTCCCTCAGACCGCTGGGGCCGCTCGGTGGAGAGGCATCGAGAGACACTGGCACTTCATGCCCGTCCTCCATCTGCAGCGATTGCAGCTCCCCCGTCGAAGGGTCCACTTCTTTTGGGGACAGGTGGGTCCACTCTTCTTCAATGTTAGGCTCCCTTTGCACCTGTAGATAAGAAAACTAAAATCAGTACAGTCTTACAAACTGGTTTGAAAGTAATTACATaactttaaatgtgtaatttgaaCAGTCTCAGTACCTTTGCACCAGCGTTTTCAGTTTGCATGCCACTCGGCCCAGCTGTGCCCGGGTCACTTTCCATTGGTTCCTCTCCAGACTGTCTTTCCTTGCTCGTGCTTCCAGACTTGCCAGCAGGAGGTCCTCCAGAGGCAGGCTGGGCGGTGTTCACTTTGGTCCGCATTCCTCCATGCTCCACGTCAATGTCCACATCGATGCCTACAGAGAAAATGCAATTTAGTCAACTATAGATGGGTAGTTCTGCTTTTTAATAAGGTTATTacactatatataatattttaagataAGTAATAGGATCAGCATTTACCCAGAGGACTCAGCATGGCTGCCACCCCCTCTCCAATGTTTTTCAGGTAATCCACATTGGCCTGGTTATCAGGAGATTCGGCTGCAAACAGCATACAGAGCATGTAAGTAAAACAAACTTAAACATTTTACCCAGCCTCCCCCTCTCCACCAGCAGAGAACATCCAGTCCTTTATCCGTCATTGTATGGCAAATTGGACCAAAGGTCAAAACGCAGAAATGCATTCGTGCTCACCTGGCCCTCCCTCAGGATGCCCTGCAGCAGCGGGCTTGGGTTCGGCCTGCCAGGGCTGGGCCTGGCTCTGTGCTCCAGCCCACATGCAGTGGGGCATGGTGTGCCT
This is a stretch of genomic DNA from Amia ocellicauda isolate fAmiCal2 chromosome 11, fAmiCal2.hap1, whole genome shotgun sequence. It encodes these proteins:
- the sqstm1 gene encoding sequestosome-1 isoform X1, with the protein product MSMTVKAYLLGKEDIHREIRRFTVDQDVSTSFEYLSRKVAEVFQSLRSANFQMHYKDEDGDMIAFGSDDELMMGLACVKDDTFRIFIKEKRECKRDFFPQGFQGPDRHGPVHFPPPPPPHIPPNMVHPHVTCDGCEGQVAGTRFKCTVCPDYDLCSTCQAKGLHKEHALLPIWAPFQNMFEWFPRGKWLRKMRHTMPHCMWAGAQSQAQPWQAEPKPAAAGHPEGGPAESPDNQANVDYLKNIGEGVAAMLSPLGIDVDIDVEHGGMRTKVNTAQPASGGPPAGKSGSTSKERQSGEEPMESDPGTAGPSGMQTENAGAKFSYLQVQREPNIEEEWTHLSPKEVDPSTGELQSLQMEDGHEVPVSLDASPPSGPSGLREAALYPHLPQDADPRLVESLAQMLSMGFTDEGGWLTRLLHAKNYDIGSALDTIQYSKPPASHKK
- the sqstm1 gene encoding sequestosome-1 isoform X2, yielding MSMTVKAYLLGKEDIHREIRRFTVDQDVSTSFEYLSRKVAEVFQSLRSANFQMHYKDEDGDMIAFGSDDELMMGLACVKDDTFRIFIKEKRECKRDFFPQGFQGPDRHGPVHFPPPPPPHIPPNMVHPHVTCDGCEGQVAGTRFKCTVCPDYDLCSTCQAKGLHKEHALLPIWAPFQNMFEWFPRGKWLRKMRHTMPHCMWAGAQSQAQPWQAEPKPAAAGHPEGGPAESPDNQANVDYLKNIGEGVAAMLSPLGIDVDIDVEHGGMRTKVNTAQPASGGPPAGKSGSTSKERQSGEEPMESDPGTAGPSGMQTENAGAKVQREPNIEEEWTHLSPKEVDPSTGELQSLQMEDGHEVPVSLDASPPSGPSGLREAALYPHLPQDADPRLVESLAQMLSMGFTDEGGWLTRLLHAKNYDIGSALDTIQYSKPPASHKK